Proteins from a single region of Paenibacillus sp. BIHB 4019:
- a CDS encoding PucR family transcriptional regulator yields MDTIVQSLLQLTIRDILQRPLFHKAEVLASEEALNRTVRWVHIMEVIQAGQLLSGGELILTTGIGWQEDEERSLIFLQQLLDSGASGLCIELVTYTSRPPARMLEQAKREHFPILLFHEQVRYIDITQDLHAHFINQHHKMVSELETLSRQLGQLLLSGKGLRPLLELLQQTTGAQVAFFPLNAEAQFVPFMTKAKADKFYERWIYNEMFPAPLLSQQLAHRPIVAIGHLFADLLIHARQELTEFQILALDRCATAVAQEMMRTQYAEEKRRFQDDLWLGDWLSGKHGLTEINDYIRHIKPSAKLGSVAVCVFQLEASHMEEADFESLLLQRYRVARAIFEGDGFYLLPLLLQGQIVFILLDQLERQKWKERLLQAVERMRKTEMKQEPALFSGLWGIGKLAAQIDQAAESYATAKETLAIQRDAGPLPAPFFDELHTYKIISALKKSGMLDELIREYIEPLVSYDKEKHGQLLLTLKTYLIRSGSKQDTARELFIARQTLYHRLDKIIALLGEDFMNADKRLAIELAVNAYEYTRGAIR; encoded by the coding sequence GTTCCACAAAGCCGAGGTGCTCGCAAGTGAAGAAGCCTTAAACCGCACCGTCAGATGGGTCCACATTATGGAGGTCATTCAAGCTGGCCAGCTTTTAAGCGGCGGCGAGCTGATTTTGACGACAGGCATCGGCTGGCAGGAGGATGAAGAACGAAGCTTGATTTTTCTGCAGCAATTGCTCGATTCCGGCGCATCTGGGCTGTGCATTGAGCTGGTCACTTATACTTCCAGACCGCCGGCACGCATGCTGGAGCAGGCAAAACGCGAGCATTTCCCCATTCTCCTCTTCCACGAGCAAGTCCGCTACATTGATATCACCCAGGATCTTCATGCCCACTTCATTAATCAGCATCATAAAATGGTGTCCGAACTGGAGACGTTATCCAGGCAGCTCGGACAGCTGCTCCTGTCCGGCAAGGGCCTGAGGCCCCTTCTGGAGCTGCTTCAGCAAACAACGGGTGCACAGGTCGCTTTTTTTCCCTTGAATGCCGAAGCCCAGTTTGTCCCCTTCATGACGAAAGCGAAAGCCGACAAATTTTACGAGCGGTGGATTTACAATGAAATGTTCCCCGCTCCGCTGCTGAGCCAGCAGCTTGCTCATCGGCCCATTGTGGCGATTGGCCATCTATTCGCTGATTTGCTCATTCACGCGCGGCAGGAGCTGACCGAATTTCAAATTCTTGCGCTGGATCGCTGTGCGACTGCGGTAGCCCAGGAAATGATGCGCACGCAATATGCCGAGGAAAAACGCCGCTTCCAAGACGATCTCTGGCTTGGCGACTGGCTTTCCGGCAAACATGGCTTAACCGAAATCAACGATTATATTCGCCATATTAAACCGTCTGCCAAGCTTGGCAGCGTAGCGGTATGTGTGTTTCAGCTGGAAGCCTCGCACATGGAAGAGGCGGATTTTGAATCGCTGCTGCTCCAGCGCTACCGGGTGGCGCGGGCGATTTTTGAGGGAGACGGCTTTTATTTGCTCCCGCTGTTGCTGCAAGGGCAAATCGTGTTTATTTTGCTGGATCAGCTGGAGCGCCAAAAATGGAAGGAGCGCCTGCTGCAAGCGGTTGAGCGGATGCGCAAGACGGAGATGAAGCAGGAGCCTGCGCTCTTCTCCGGGCTTTGGGGCATTGGCAAGCTTGCCGCGCAAATCGACCAAGCAGCCGAAAGCTATGCAACCGCCAAAGAGACGCTTGCTATACAGCGGGATGCCGGGCCGCTGCCAGCCCCCTTTTTCGATGAGCTGCATACGTACAAAATCATTTCCGCGCTGAAAAAAAGCGGGATGCTGGATGAACTGATCCGCGAATACATTGAGCCGCTTGTCTCCTATGACAAGGAAAAGCACGGCCAGCTGCTGCTGACGCTGAAAACCTATTTAATCCGCTCCGGCTCCAAGCAGGATACGGCCCGCGAGCTGTTCATCGCCCGGCAGACGCTGTATCATCGCTTGGATAAAATCATTGCGCTGCTGGGCGAAGATTTTATGAACGCCGATAAGCGGCTCGCCATTGAACTCGCAGTGAACGCCTATGAATATACGCGCGGAGCCATCCGCTAA
- the hydA gene encoding dihydropyrimidinase, translating into MEKAKLIRNGTIVTAVDTYQADVLIEGGIIQAIGTGLEAAGAAIGAEIIDASGKYLFPGGIDPHTHLDMPFGGTVTADNFETGTIAAAFGGTTTIIDFCLTDKGKPLADSIQRWHAKSAGKSAIDYGFHLMIGEINDAVLAELPEIVHTEGITSFKVFMAYKNVFQADDGTLYRTMLTASELGAMVMVHAENGDVIDYLVAKALAEGHTEPIYHALTRPSMLEGEATGRAAKLAGLTGARLYVVHVTCEEAVRAIAEAREQGFDIWGETCPQYLLLDQSYLELPDFEGAKYVWSPPLREARHQDVLWNALRTGGLQTIGSDQCSFNFSGQKELGREDFSKIPNGGPVIEDRFSLLYSEGVGKGRLTLNQFVDLVSTRSAKLFGLFPRKGTIAVGSDADIVIFDPTIQRVISEAAHHMNVDYNPFEGIAVTGAPVSVLSRGEFVIRDLAFVGRAGAGQYVKRAPYKQPVQGELPAASYKAVGISSK; encoded by the coding sequence ATGGAGAAGGCGAAGCTCATTCGAAATGGAACGATTGTAACGGCTGTGGACACGTATCAGGCGGATGTGCTGATTGAGGGGGGCATCATCCAGGCTATCGGGACGGGGCTGGAAGCTGCTGGTGCGGCTATCGGCGCGGAAATCATCGATGCATCTGGAAAATATTTGTTTCCCGGCGGCATTGATCCGCATACGCATCTGGATATGCCGTTCGGCGGTACGGTGACGGCGGATAATTTTGAGACGGGGACGATTGCTGCCGCGTTTGGCGGAACGACGACGATTATTGATTTTTGCCTGACGGATAAAGGCAAGCCGCTGGCGGATTCGATTCAGAGGTGGCACGCGAAATCAGCTGGAAAGTCGGCCATCGACTACGGCTTCCATCTGATGATTGGCGAAATCAACGATGCGGTGCTGGCCGAGCTGCCGGAAATTGTCCACACGGAGGGCATTACGTCGTTCAAGGTGTTTATGGCTTACAAAAATGTTTTCCAAGCTGACGACGGCACGCTCTACCGTACGATGCTGACGGCAAGCGAACTGGGAGCGATGGTTATGGTCCATGCCGAGAACGGCGATGTCATCGACTATCTCGTTGCCAAGGCGTTGGCGGAAGGACATACGGAGCCGATCTATCATGCGCTGACCCGGCCATCCATGCTTGAGGGAGAGGCGACAGGAAGAGCGGCAAAGCTTGCAGGGTTGACGGGAGCAAGGCTGTACGTCGTGCATGTCACCTGCGAGGAGGCGGTAAGAGCGATTGCTGAGGCGAGGGAGCAGGGCTTCGACATCTGGGGCGAAACCTGTCCGCAATATTTGCTGCTCGACCAATCGTATTTGGAGCTGCCGGATTTTGAGGGAGCCAAGTACGTGTGGTCGCCCCCGCTGCGCGAGGCTCGGCATCAAGATGTCTTGTGGAATGCGCTGCGCACGGGCGGGCTGCAAACGATCGGCTCGGACCAATGCTCCTTTAATTTCAGCGGGCAAAAAGAGCTTGGACGCGAAGATTTCAGCAAAATTCCGAATGGCGGGCCGGTCATCGAAGACCGCTTCTCGCTGCTTTATTCCGAAGGCGTGGGGAAAGGGCGATTGACGCTGAACCAGTTTGTCGATCTCGTCTCGACGCGCAGCGCGAAGCTGTTCGGGCTGTTTCCACGCAAGGGCACGATTGCGGTAGGCAGCGATGCCGACATTGTGATTTTCGACCCGACGATCCAGAGGGTTATCTCGGAAGCAGCGCATCATATGAATGTGGACTATAACCCGTTTGAAGGGATAGCTGTAACGGGAGCCCCGGTCAGCGTGCTCTCTCGCGGCGAATTTGTCATTCGCGATCTAGCCTTCGTCGGACGGGCAGGCGCCGGACAATATGTAAAGCGCGCGCCCTACAAACAGCCCGTGCAGGGGGAGCTGCCTGCTGCTTCTTATAAAGCGGTCGGCATAAGCAGCAAATAG
- the preA gene encoding NAD-dependent dihydropyrimidine dehydrogenase subunit PreA, whose product MADLRINLAGIASPNPFWLASAPPTNTGYQVQRAFEAGWGGAVWKTLGDPIINTSSRFAAVHFNGQRVAGFNNIELITDRPLEVNLKEIYETKKRFPNHAVIASLMVEPSREKWHEIVKKVEAVGVDGLELNFGCPHGMAERGMGAASGQQPDLVEAQTMWAKEAAQTPVIVKLTPNITDITATAKAATRGGADAISLINTINSLAGVDLDSWLTIPHVGGKGAHGGYCGPAVKPIALNMVAECARNPQVNIPISGIGGISNWRDAVEFMLMGATGVQVCTAAMHHGFSIVEDMIDGMNNYLDDKGLSSAMELIGKSVSRYSDWGDLDLNYQVVARIHEEECIVCNKCHIACEDTSHQCIERHTDEGGRAFLKVREEDCVGCNLCSIVCPVEGAISMVEVPSSELPMTWNERQQAIAGMGGSEGNAKSSAREAV is encoded by the coding sequence ATGGCTGATTTGCGCATTAATCTAGCGGGTATTGCCTCTCCAAATCCTTTCTGGCTGGCATCTGCGCCGCCTACCAATACGGGCTACCAGGTGCAGCGCGCATTCGAGGCGGGCTGGGGCGGCGCAGTGTGGAAGACGCTGGGCGATCCCATTATCAATACGTCCTCTCGCTTTGCTGCCGTACATTTCAACGGGCAGCGGGTTGCGGGCTTCAACAATATTGAGCTGATTACGGATCGCCCGCTGGAGGTCAACTTAAAGGAAATCTATGAGACAAAAAAGAGATTCCCGAATCATGCCGTCATCGCTTCGCTGATGGTGGAGCCAAGCCGGGAGAAATGGCATGAAATCGTCAAAAAGGTCGAGGCGGTCGGCGTTGATGGCCTTGAGCTGAACTTTGGCTGTCCGCATGGCATGGCGGAGCGCGGCATGGGGGCTGCTTCCGGGCAGCAGCCGGATCTGGTCGAAGCGCAGACGATGTGGGCAAAGGAGGCAGCGCAGACGCCGGTTATCGTCAAGCTGACGCCCAATATTACCGATATTACGGCGACGGCAAAGGCGGCGACGCGGGGCGGCGCGGATGCCATTTCCTTAATTAACACGATTAACTCCCTTGCTGGCGTCGATTTGGATTCTTGGCTGACGATTCCGCATGTGGGCGGGAAGGGTGCGCATGGCGGCTATTGCGGCCCTGCCGTGAAGCCAATCGCGCTCAATATGGTCGCAGAATGCGCTCGCAACCCACAGGTGAACATTCCGATTTCAGGTATCGGCGGCATTTCCAATTGGCGCGATGCGGTCGAATTTATGCTTATGGGCGCAACGGGGGTTCAAGTGTGTACGGCAGCGATGCATCATGGCTTCAGCATTGTCGAGGACATGATCGACGGCATGAACAATTACTTGGATGACAAGGGTTTATCGTCGGCGATGGAGCTGATCGGCAAATCGGTGTCCCGTTATTCGGACTGGGGCGATCTCGATTTGAATTACCAAGTCGTAGCCCGCATTCATGAGGAAGAATGTATCGTATGCAACAAATGCCATATCGCCTGCGAGGATACCTCGCATCAATGTATCGAGCGGCATACGGACGAAGGCGGGCGCGCTTTCTTGAAGGTGAGGGAAGAGGATTGCGTCGGCTGCAATTTATGCTCCATCGTTTGCCCAGTCGAAGGGGCAATCTCAATGGTCGAGGTGCCGTCTTCCGAGCTGCCGATGACTTGGAATGAGCGCCAGCAAGCGATCGCGGGCATGGGCGGCAGCGAAGGGAATGCCAAATCAAGTGCGAGAGAGGCGGTGTAG
- a CDS encoding NAD(P)-dependent oxidoreductase has translation MGIVFISEQSLRRNFAEVKAGMKPKEAIDESNRCLYCYDAPCIAACPTGINIPSFIKKIASGNLKGSARAIMDANPVGATCSRVCPTEELCEGACVLNHSSTPIRIGDLQRYATDWAIHNEQQLFTAGKSNGKRVAIIGGGPAGLSAARELARFGFAVTVFEAKEQAGGLDTYGIVSFRLPQEISLWEVEQVRQLGVDIRTNTKVGVDVGMEQLRREYDAIVLAIGMSKVPSLGIEGETLDGVFDAIDFVESTKTAVRTDIAGKRVAVIGAGNTAIDAATCSVRLGAMQVKMVYRRSAAEMTAYAFEYDFAKQDGVEFQWLAAPARIIGNAKGQVTALECLMMELEETEEGRARPVPIPGSTFKLEVDAVILAIGQTRHLPLIEQLGIAHKRGIVTVDESSYQTSDPQIFAAGDVIFGEGQGEAMVVSAAQQGKKAAYAIYRQLVKLQEEPA, from the coding sequence ATGGGCATCGTCTTTATATCGGAGCAATCGCTCCGGCGCAATTTCGCCGAGGTGAAGGCAGGCATGAAGCCGAAGGAAGCGATCGATGAATCGAATCGCTGTTTGTATTGCTATGATGCACCGTGCATTGCGGCCTGCCCAACAGGTATTAATATCCCTTCTTTTATTAAAAAGATCGCTTCCGGCAATTTGAAAGGCTCCGCCAGAGCGATTATGGATGCCAACCCGGTTGGGGCGACCTGCTCGCGCGTATGTCCAACCGAGGAGCTGTGCGAGGGCGCATGCGTGCTGAATCATTCCTCCACGCCGATTCGCATTGGCGATTTGCAGCGTTATGCTACAGATTGGGCGATTCATAATGAGCAGCAGCTGTTCACGGCCGGCAAGAGCAACGGCAAGCGCGTCGCGATAATCGGCGGCGGTCCAGCCGGGCTGTCGGCAGCGCGGGAGCTGGCGCGGTTCGGCTTTGCCGTGACCGTATTCGAGGCGAAGGAGCAAGCGGGCGGTCTAGATACGTATGGCATCGTCTCCTTCCGGCTGCCGCAGGAGATTTCGCTCTGGGAGGTTGAGCAAGTACGGCAGCTAGGCGTAGACATTCGGACGAATACAAAGGTTGGCGTAGATGTGGGCATGGAGCAGCTGCGCCGCGAATATGATGCCATCGTGCTGGCCATTGGCATGTCGAAGGTACCGTCGCTTGGCATTGAAGGCGAAACGCTGGACGGCGTATTTGATGCCATTGATTTTGTGGAGTCGACGAAAACGGCTGTGCGCACCGACATAGCGGGCAAACGTGTCGCCGTTATCGGCGCAGGCAACACGGCCATTGATGCGGCGACCTGCTCGGTACGACTTGGCGCCATGCAAGTGAAAATGGTCTACCGCCGCAGCGCCGCCGAAATGACGGCATATGCGTTCGAATATGATTTCGCCAAGCAGGATGGCGTTGAATTTCAATGGCTGGCAGCGCCGGCCCGCATTATCGGGAATGCCAAGGGGCAAGTGACGGCACTCGAATGCCTCATGATGGAGCTGGAGGAAACGGAAGAAGGGCGGGCGCGTCCCGTACCGATTCCCGGATCGACGTTCAAGCTGGAAGTGGACGCTGTTATTCTAGCAATTGGACAAACGCGCCATCTGCCATTGATCGAGCAGCTAGGCATCGCGCATAAACGCGGCATTGTAACGGTCGACGAGAGCAGCTATCAAACGTCCGATCCGCAAATTTTTGCCGCTGGGGACGTTATTTTCGGCGAAGGCCAAGGAGAGGCGATGGTCGTCTCGGCCGCCCAGCAGGGCAAGAAGGCAGCTTATGCTATTTATAGGCAGTTGGTTAAGCTGCAGGAGGAGCCGGCATAG
- a CDS encoding nitrilase-related carbon-nitrogen hydrolase, with amino-acid sequence MSKVSIALIQASNELHGSESVEAHKAAAIEKHIRMIREAAAQGAQIVSLQEIFYGPYFCAEQQTKWYAAAEEIPNGPTTRLFQELAKECGIVIILPIYEREGIATYYNTAAVIDADGAYVGKYRKHHIPHVAAGGGGSGFWEKFYFKPGNLGYPVFDTAYAKVGVYICYDRHFPEGARALGLNGAEIVFNPSATVAGTSEYLWKLEQPAHAVANGYYVAAINRVGVEEPWKMGEFYGQSYLVNPRGAITAIGSRDKEEIVMGVLDKELIREVREAWQFYRDRRPETYDNLVSL; translated from the coding sequence ATGAGCAAGGTATCGATTGCATTAATTCAAGCTTCGAACGAATTGCATGGCAGCGAGTCTGTCGAGGCGCATAAGGCGGCTGCAATAGAGAAGCATATCCGCATGATAAGGGAAGCTGCGGCTCAAGGCGCACAAATCGTATCGCTTCAGGAAATTTTTTATGGCCCTTATTTTTGCGCGGAGCAGCAGACGAAATGGTATGCCGCTGCGGAAGAAATTCCGAACGGGCCAACGACACGGCTTTTTCAGGAGCTGGCGAAGGAATGCGGCATCGTCATTATTTTGCCGATTTACGAGCGGGAGGGCATCGCCACTTATTACAACACCGCTGCCGTTATTGATGCGGATGGCGCTTATGTTGGCAAATACCGCAAGCATCATATTCCTCATGTCGCTGCGGGCGGCGGCGGGAGCGGCTTTTGGGAGAAGTTTTATTTTAAACCGGGCAATCTCGGTTATCCCGTCTTTGATACGGCGTACGCCAAGGTTGGCGTGTATATATGCTATGACCGCCATTTCCCGGAAGGGGCGCGGGCACTGGGGCTGAACGGAGCGGAAATCGTGTTTAATCCATCGGCGACGGTTGCGGGAACCTCGGAGTATCTATGGAAGCTGGAGCAGCCTGCCCATGCGGTGGCAAATGGCTATTATGTTGCGGCGATCAACCGTGTGGGTGTAGAGGAGCCTTGGAAGATGGGCGAGTTTTATGGGCAATCGTATTTGGTCAATCCGCGTGGGGCGATTACGGCAATCGGGAGCCGGGATAAGGAGGAAATCGTCATGGGCGTGCTGGATAAAGAGCTGATTCGCGAAGTGCGCGAGGCATGGCAGTTTTACCGCGACCGCCGCCCGGAGACGTATGACAATCTCGTCAGCTTGTGA
- a CDS encoding M20 family metallo-hydrolase gives MKPLQAKGNKHHIQAERLQQRIMALAAIGKIGETGVCRLALSPEDRAGVELVKGWMEEAGMTARIDPFGNLIGVYKGRDEQAPVLMLGSHIDSQPYGGRFDGVIGVLGAIEAVQTMAERDIRPEMNVEVVAFCDEEGCRFNKGLFGARGMTGKLEEGELARADKNGVTRREALLQFGCDPAQYDSYSFEAGTIGAFLELHIEQGPILEAKNEPIGIVSGISGPVWWTVEMTGFAGHAGSVPMAMRRDALVGCAKVIVALDELARREPGAPTVGTVGSVAVFPDSRNIIPEKVSFTVDFRDIELERRNGLERELRAVIEQVSVEHGLAYAIREDTSSEPRYCADWLKTILHREAAGMGLAPPELMSGPFHDSLTMSYVCDYSMIFVRCEEGISHNPREYAAPEDIALGAELLYRAAVNIAMGKE, from the coding sequence ATGAAGCCGCTTCAGGCTAAGGGGAACAAGCATCACATTCAGGCGGAGCGGCTTCAGCAGCGGATTATGGCGCTGGCCGCGATCGGCAAGATTGGTGAAACAGGCGTATGCCGCCTCGCATTATCCCCGGAGGACCGCGCAGGAGTGGAACTCGTAAAGGGCTGGATGGAGGAAGCAGGCATGACAGCGCGAATCGATCCATTCGGCAATTTAATCGGTGTGTATAAGGGACGGGATGAGCAGGCGCCTGTGCTTATGCTGGGCTCACATATTGATTCGCAGCCTTATGGGGGCCGATTCGACGGCGTCATTGGCGTCCTCGGCGCAATTGAAGCGGTGCAGACGATGGCGGAGCGCGACATTAGGCCGGAGATGAATGTAGAGGTCGTCGCCTTTTGCGATGAAGAGGGCTGCCGCTTCAATAAAGGGCTGTTCGGCGCAAGGGGAATGACCGGGAAGCTGGAGGAGGGGGAGCTGGCGCGAGCCGATAAAAACGGCGTAACCCGCAGGGAAGCGCTGCTGCAATTCGGCTGTGATCCAGCACAATATGACAGCTATTCTTTTGAGGCCGGAACAATCGGAGCCTTTCTGGAGCTTCATATCGAGCAGGGCCCCATATTAGAAGCGAAAAATGAACCAATCGGCATCGTCAGCGGCATTTCCGGCCCCGTCTGGTGGACGGTCGAAATGACCGGCTTTGCCGGTCATGCCGGCTCTGTGCCGATGGCGATGCGCCGGGATGCGCTGGTCGGCTGCGCCAAGGTTATAGTCGCGCTGGATGAGCTGGCCCGGCGCGAGCCAGGTGCGCCGACGGTCGGCACCGTCGGATCAGTCGCTGTTTTCCCTGATTCGCGCAACATTATACCGGAGAAGGTCAGCTTTACCGTTGATTTCCGGGACATTGAGCTGGAGCGGAGAAACGGGCTGGAGCGGGAGCTGCGAGCGGTGATCGAGCAGGTCAGCGTGGAGCATGGCCTCGCGTATGCCATACGCGAGGATACGAGCAGCGAGCCGAGATATTGCGCGGACTGGCTGAAGACGATTTTGCACCGCGAGGCTGCGGGCATGGGACTTGCGCCGCCGGAGCTGATGAGCGGGCCATTTCACGATTCGCTCACGATGTCTTACGTGTGCGATTACAGCATGATTTTTGTCCGCTGCGAGGAAGGCATTAGCCATAATCCGCGGGAATATGCCGCGCCGGAGGATATTGCGCTTGGAGCTGAGCTGCTGTACCGCGCGGCTGTGAACATTGCTATGGGGAAGGAGTGA
- a CDS encoding aspartate aminotransferase family protein, whose translation MQASELKEALLEKDRAYLWHHITPHNDHPMIVASGEGSWITDVDGNRYLDGMSGLWCVNVGHGRKEIAEAAAAQMTTLAYSPLIQSHVPGIELAAKLNDWLEGDYRIFFSNSGSDANEVAFKIARQAFHQRGKATKHKFISRHRAYHGNSMGALGATGQAQRKLKYEPLGVGFSHVPPPYCYRCPFGQTSGACELQCAKAYEDAIIWEGPDSVAGIIVEPVITGGGMLVPPDSYMPKLRAICDKYDVLLIVDEVICGFGRSGRKFGHHNYGVKPDIVTMAKGLTSAYSPLSATAVSAELYESFKEAGPDSHFRHINTFGGNPVSCAVALKNLEIIQREGLVERSALIGRRMRSRMKPLLRHPNVGEIRSFGSAIGIELVEDKETKTPAAAAFVAGVIAACKARGLLIGKNGDTVPGFMNILTLSPPLSSTDEDIAFIIETLLAVFGAAGGASEEGMRHEAASG comes from the coding sequence ATGCAAGCAAGTGAGCTAAAGGAAGCGCTGCTGGAAAAAGATCGCGCGTACTTATGGCATCATATTACACCTCACAATGATCATCCGATGATTGTCGCGTCAGGGGAAGGCAGCTGGATCACGGATGTGGACGGCAATCGCTATTTGGATGGCATGTCAGGGCTATGGTGTGTCAATGTGGGACACGGGCGGAAGGAAATTGCCGAGGCGGCTGCCGCGCAAATGACGACACTGGCCTATTCGCCGCTCATTCAATCCCATGTCCCGGGCATTGAGCTGGCGGCGAAGCTGAATGATTGGCTGGAGGGGGATTATCGGATATTCTTCTCCAATTCCGGCTCTGATGCGAACGAGGTTGCGTTCAAAATTGCCCGCCAAGCATTTCATCAACGGGGAAAAGCGACCAAGCACAAGTTCATTTCTCGCCATCGGGCTTATCACGGCAACTCGATGGGAGCGCTAGGCGCAACGGGGCAGGCGCAGCGCAAGCTGAAATACGAGCCGCTTGGCGTCGGCTTCTCCCACGTGCCGCCGCCCTATTGCTACCGCTGCCCATTCGGCCAGACGAGCGGTGCCTGCGAGCTGCAATGCGCTAAGGCCTATGAGGACGCAATCATCTGGGAAGGGCCAGACTCCGTCGCTGGCATTATCGTTGAGCCTGTCATTACCGGGGGCGGCATGCTCGTGCCGCCGGACAGCTATATGCCGAAGCTGCGAGCCATTTGCGACAAATATGACGTCCTGCTGATTGTTGATGAGGTTATCTGCGGCTTCGGCCGCTCGGGGCGAAAATTTGGGCACCACAATTATGGCGTTAAGCCGGACATCGTCACGATGGCGAAGGGGCTGACGAGCGCCTACTCGCCTTTATCCGCAACGGCTGTATCCGCCGAGCTATATGAAAGCTTTAAGGAAGCAGGGCCGGACAGCCACTTCCGCCATATCAATACGTTTGGCGGCAATCCGGTTTCCTGTGCCGTTGCTCTGAAAAACCTTGAGATTATTCAGCGCGAAGGGTTAGTTGAGCGTTCTGCCCTCATTGGCAGGCGGATGCGCAGCCGCATGAAGCCGCTGCTCCGGCATCCGAATGTCGGAGAAATTCGGAGCTTCGGCTCCGCCATCGGCATCGAGCTGGTCGAGGATAAGGAAACGAAGACGCCTGCCGCTGCTGCATTTGTTGCTGGTGTAATCGCGGCTTGCAAGGCGCGAGGCTTGCTCATTGGCAAAAACGGTGATACCGTCCCGGGCTTTATGAATATTTTGACGCTCAGTCCGCCGCTTTCTTCGACGGATGAAGATATCGCTTTTATCATCGAAACGCTGCTGGCGGTGTTCGGGGCCGCGGGCGGAGCATCGGAGGAGGGGATGCGGCATGAAGCCGCTTCAGGCTAA
- a CDS encoding ABC transporter substrate-binding protein, with protein sequence MIKRNRGKSLATMAMAWLLLLAACGGSGGGSMPASTQMPTGSEAAAVEETAAAEAPLTKVKIQLKWVPQAQFAGIFVAKEKGFYEQEGLDVEIIPGGPDVVIEQQVVNGAADIGVTSFDSLLVNRDNGLPLVSVAQLIQKSSYRFVADKASGIDEPAKMKGKKVGMWTGSQQFQVLAFMEKNGLDPKKDVELVKQGFTMDQFFNKQLDVAVSTIYNEYHVVLESGVKEDELYVYDFEDAGVGMLEDTLVVKEEWLKKNRETAVKAIRATMKGWNYAIANQPESVDIIMKAVTEGSTTKEHQTTMLMEMAKLVKPEGFTEAQVGSFVDEAVQRTVDISLKYGLIKKEPDLAVAVDKTILADAAKP encoded by the coding sequence ATGATCAAGAGAAACCGAGGAAAAAGCTTGGCAACGATGGCAATGGCATGGCTTTTGCTGCTGGCAGCTTGCGGCGGCAGCGGAGGAGGCAGTATGCCAGCAAGCACGCAGATGCCTACTGGATCGGAAGCAGCGGCGGTGGAGGAGACGGCAGCGGCTGAGGCGCCGCTTACGAAGGTGAAAATTCAGCTGAAATGGGTGCCGCAGGCGCAGTTCGCCGGTATTTTTGTCGCTAAGGAAAAAGGCTTCTATGAGCAGGAAGGGCTTGATGTCGAGATTATTCCCGGCGGGCCGGATGTCGTTATTGAGCAGCAGGTCGTTAATGGGGCGGCGGATATTGGGGTGACGAGCTTTGACAGTCTTTTGGTCAACCGGGATAATGGCTTGCCGCTCGTATCGGTCGCCCAGCTTATTCAGAAAAGTTCCTACCGCTTCGTCGCTGACAAAGCGTCTGGCATCGACGAGCCAGCGAAGATGAAAGGCAAGAAGGTCGGCATGTGGACGGGCAGCCAGCAGTTTCAAGTGCTCGCCTTCATGGAGAAAAATGGCCTTGATCCCAAAAAGGACGTGGAGCTTGTGAAGCAGGGCTTCACGATGGATCAATTTTTCAATAAGCAGCTTGATGTGGCTGTCTCGACGATTTACAACGAATACCATGTTGTGCTCGAAAGTGGCGTGAAGGAAGACGAGCTGTACGTCTATGATTTTGAGGATGCGGGCGTCGGCATGCTGGAGGATACGCTGGTCGTGAAGGAGGAGTGGCTGAAAAAGAACCGGGAAACCGCCGTTAAAGCGATTCGCGCGACGATGAAGGGCTGGAACTACGCCATTGCCAATCAGCCGGAATCGGTTGACATCATTATGAAAGCTGTAACTGAAGGCAGCACGACGAAGGAGCATCAGACGACGATGCTGATGGAAATGGCCAAGCTGGTCAAGCCGGAAGGCTTTACGGAGGCGCAGGTGGGCTCGTTCGTAGACGAGGCTGTACAGCGGACGGTCGATATTTCGCTGAAATATGGGCTGATCAAGAAGGAGCCGGATTTGGCGGTGGCAGTCGATAAGACGATTTTGGCGGATGCGGCGAAGCCGTAA